A part of Gossypium hirsutum isolate 1008001.06 chromosome A07, Gossypium_hirsutum_v2.1, whole genome shotgun sequence genomic DNA contains:
- the LOC121203653 gene encoding glycine-rich protein 3: protein MGSISKSFLLLALLAAVVLLISSEVAARDLAETTTENNNGEVATETTQPELEDKRSAYNGRGHGGKGGYGGGHGGYGGGHGGYGGGHGGYGGGHGGYGGGHGGYGGGGHGGYGGGGHGGYGGGGHGGGYKGGCAYGCCRSNYGRGCQRCCSYAGEAVEVETHA from the exons atGGGTTCCATTTCCAAGAGTTTCCTTCTCCTTGCTCTTCTAGCTGCTGTTGTTCTTCTCATTTCTTCGGAAGTGGCAGCTCGAGATCTTGCTGAAACTACCACTGAAAACAACAATG GTGAGGTGGCTACCGAAACAACCCAGCCTGAGCTAGAAGATAAACGCTCAGCTTATAATGGAAGAGGACACGGAGGTAAAGGAGGGTATGGAGGTGGGCACGGAGGGTATGGAGGTGGGCACGGAGGGTATGGTGGTGGACACGGAGGGTATGGTGGTGGACACGGAGGGTATGGTGGTGGACACGGAGGGTATGGTGGTGGTGGCCACGGAGGGTATGGTGGTGGTGGCCACGGAGGATATGGTGGCGGTGGACATGGAGGAGGTTATAAAGGAGGCTGCGCCTATGGCTGCTGTCGTTCAAATTACGGAAGAGGCTGCCAAAGGTGCTGCTCTTATGCTGGCGAGGCTGTCGAAGTTGAAACTCACGCCTAA
- the LOC121231805 gene encoding endo-1,4-beta-xylanase 5 yields the protein MTSSGSSFIQDWLTLFGAITAWIKIQGANSALIRASLKTENRTYNCIGTVLAKNGCWSFLKGGFVLDSPSNLALLLFQNSDDKDIDITIDSSSLQPFTDQEWRFNQQFMINTQRKRAVTIHVSDQQGNRLQGAVITINQVSKDFPFGSAIAHTILGKLPYQNWFVE from the exons ATGACCTCTTCCGGTTCCTCCTTCATCCAG GATTGGCTTACTCTGTTTGGTGCAATTACAGCTTGGATCAAAATACAAGGTGCAAATTCAGCTCTCATTAGGGCAAGCTTGAAGACAGAAAATAGAACATATAATTGTATAGGGACTGTTTTGGCTAAGAATGGTTGCTGGTCATTTCTCAAAGGTGGATTTGTTCTTGATTCACCTTCAAATTTAGCTTTACTGCTATTCCAG AACTCAGATGATAAAGACATTGATATAACAATTGATAGTTCCTCGTTACAGCCATTTACAGATCAAGAATGGAGGTTTAACCAGCAATTCATGATTAACACT CAAAGGAAGCGTGCTGTAACAATACATGTCTCAGATCAACAAGGTAATAGGTTGCAAGGAGCAGTAATAACTATAAACCAAGTCTCAAAGGATTTTCCATTTGGTTCTGCAATAGCACACACCATTCTTGGGAAATTGCCCTATCAG AACTGGTTTGTTGAATGA
- the LOC107956423 gene encoding uncharacterized protein, whose translation MKNMLGSLNVALDHLLGAMVLDNFEEEAEEGGLLTISHNASCVVGLVTLFRNAITGLMSHLRGLGLQVNTASTNEHELNKKVWYPDSRASNHVTSDLNNLHEATLYTGNNRLFMGNGASVPVAHIGSSSFASSTKDIKTGTILLVGRIHNGLYQFNLSDSQCPRAAASTFSTIAHTTSLELPSSSSLVFDLWYTWLYLVKHKSEALTKFSNLQKLVEVQIGYKIKALQTNWEGEFRSFPKFLSQLANMPMRFWAHAFINAAYLVNDFQLLFLLVDHPMRCCTRLYLAMSISRPSSVSSARSVPAVVSPTTLSSSGQLPKESTNLHMRSDVRASLEVVSSSDAAASNSPTNSQESLAYYSPVNVHPMLTRSNNEIFKPKVFTAELSEVEPAMIEEALASKEWMLAAQQEYDALLKNETCDLGRLVVKGYLQEAGIDFQDTFSHVVKLTTIWVVLALAVQFGWQLRQFSLAKSDGSLFIKKIGNVLLYVLFYVDDIIVTGTHQASIDQFVTDLDTRFSLKDLGPLNYFLGIEVSPTSNGLFLSQRKYVLDLLRKAKMDQHTGCVIENASEYRRIVGALQYVVITIPDITFAVNKVCQFMHRPLDQHFRAVKHILRYLQGTLDYGIRFTTTATLDMVGYSDANWGTDVDDRRSTLGFYVFLGGNPVAWGSKKQVVSRSTAEAEYRGLAHAVTEVIWLESLLSELHVSPSQKAIVWYDNSGAVAVSANPVMHCKFKHVELDLYFDREKVAAGMLSVGHVPAQEQVADVFTKPLSLPLFTKFRSCLKVFAKSCLDAESMLRSENQDDGSILRNESSYGS comes from the exons ATGAAAAATATGTTGGGCAGTCTGAACGTGGCTCTCGACCATCTTTTAGGGGCTATGGTTCTTGATAATTTCGAGGAAGAGGCCGAGGAAGGAGGTTTGCTTACAATAAGCCACAATGCCAGTTGTGTGGTTGGATTGGTCACGTTGTTTAGAAATGCTATTACAGGTTTGATGAGTCATTTGAGGGG TCTTGGCTTGCAAGTTAACACTGCTTCCACGAATGAACATGAGTTGAACAAGAAGGTTTGGTACCCTGATTCTAGGGCTTCCAATCATGTTACAAGTGACCTGAATAATTTGCATGAGGCAACACTGTATACAGGTAATAACAGGCTATTCATGGGCAATGGTGCCTCTGTGCCAGTAGCCCACATTGGTTCTTCTTCTTTTGCAAGTTCCACCAAG GATATCAAGACAGGAACCATCTTGCTGGTGGGCCGCATACATAATGGCTTGTATCAGTTTAATTTGTCAGACTCTCAATGTCCCCGTGCTGCTGCATCAACCTTTTCTACTATTGCTCACACCACTTCACTGGAGTTACCTAGCTCTTCTAGTTTGGTTTTTGACCTATG GTACACATGGTTATATCTTGTCAAACATAAGTCTGAGGCTTTGACTAAATTTTCCAATTTACAGAAATTGGTGGAGGTTCAAATTGGTTACAAGATTAAAGCTCTCCAAACAAATTGGGAAGGAGAGTTTCGCTCTTTTCCAAAGTTTCTTTCTCAGCTTG CTAATATGCCCATGCGTTTTTGGGCTCATGCGTTCATCAATGCTGCCTACCTTGTCAATGACTTCCAACTGCTGTTCTTGCTGGTCGATCACCCTATGAGGTGTTGCACAAGGTTGTACCTAGCTATGAGCATCTCAAG GCCATCTTCTGTTTCTTCAGCTCGGTCTGTTCCAGCTGTTGTGTCACCGACTACTCTTTCATCTTCTGGTCAGCTTCCTAAAGAGTCCACCAATCTCCATATGAGGTCTGATGTTCGTGCTTCATTAGAGGTTGTTTCTTCAAGTGATGCTGCTGCCTCGAACTCCCCTACCAATTCTCAAGAATCCTTGGCTTATTATTCTCCTGTTAATGTTCATCCTATGTTAACTAGGTctaataatgaaatttttaaaccCAAAGTTTTCACTGCTGAGCTCAGTGAAGTCGAGCCTGCTATGATTGAAGAGGCCTTGGCCAGTAAAGAATGGATGCTCGCAGCTCAGCAGGAGTATGACGCTCTTCTGAAAAATGAAACCTGTGATTTG GGACGCTTGGTggttaaagggtatctacaagaGGCCGGCATTGATTTTCAGGACACCTTTAGTCATGTTGTGAAGCTCACAACCATTTGGGTTGTCTTGGCTTTGGCTGTTCAATTCGGATGGCAACTCAGACAG TTTTCTTTAGCTAAGTCAGATGGCTCTCTATTTATTAAGAAGATTGGGAATGTTCTTTTGTACGTCTtattttatgttgatgacataatcGTGACTGGCACTCATCAGGCCAGCATTGATCAGTTTGTTACTGATTTGGATACTCGTTTTTCTCTAAAGGATTTAGGGCCTCTAAACTATTTTCTTGGCATTGAGGTCTCTCCTACCTCCAATGGGTTGTTTCTCAGCCAGAGGAAGTATGTGCTCGATCTTCTTCGAAAGGCTAAAATGGATCAG CACACTGGTTGTGTTATTGAAAATGCCTCTGAATATCGTCGCATTGTGGGAGCTCTACAGTATGTGGTCATAACCATACCAGATATCACCTTTGCTGTCAATAAAGTCTGCCAGTTCATGCATCGCCCTCTTGATCAACATTTCAGAGCAGTCAAACATATTCTTCGATACCTACAAGGTACCTTGGATTATGGTATTCGTTTTACTACAACTGCTACCTTAGATATGGTTGGCTATTCCGATGCCAATTGGGGTACTGATGTTGATGATCGAAGGTCAACCTTGGGATTTTATGTTTTTCTTGGAGGTAATCCTGTAGCCTGGGGGTCGAAAAAGCAAGTAGTTTCTCGCTCAACCGCAGAGGCTGAATATAGAGGGCTCGCTCATGCAGTTACTGAGGTGATCTGGCTGGAGTCTCTCTTGTCTGAGCTGCATGTTTCACCTTCACAAAAGGCAATAGTATGGTACGATAACTCTGGAGCTGTTGCTGTTTCTGCCAATCCCGTCATGCACTGTAAGtttaaacatgttgagttagacTTATACTTTGATAGGGAAAAGGTTGCTGCTGGTATGCTAAGTGTGGGGCATGTTCCAGCACAGGAGCAAGTTGCAGATGTGTTTACAAAACCTCTGTCGCTGCCTTTGTTTACAAAATTCAGGTCGTGTCTTAAGGTGTTTGCGAAAAGCTGTCTGGATGCTGAAAGCATGTTGAGAAGTGAGAATCAGGATGATGGGAGCATATTAAGGAATGAGAGCAGTTATGGAAGTTAA